From Pseudomonas sp. G.S.17, the proteins below share one genomic window:
- a CDS encoding ABC transporter ATP-binding protein — MNSLQMPALETRVMACSDLSWSVKGNLILKGVSLDLQRGETLGLIGPNGSGKSSLLKLLSGIRPPDSGRIQLDGEALTDMTRRDIAQMIAVVEQQAETSDAISVLDAVELGRTPWLSALTPWSAVDDEIVQQALVDVDMADKRKRAWHSLSGGERQRVHIARALAQRPQILLLDEPTNHLDIQHQLSILGLVRSLPVTTMIALHDLNQALACDRLAVMDKGELIAIGEPAQVLTCELLRSTFGVEAHYLIDPHDGARILRFRS; from the coding sequence ATGAATAGCCTGCAAATGCCTGCGCTTGAGACCCGTGTGATGGCGTGTTCTGACCTGAGCTGGTCAGTCAAAGGCAACCTTATCCTCAAAGGTGTCAGTCTGGATCTGCAACGCGGGGAAACCCTGGGCTTGATCGGCCCGAACGGTTCCGGCAAATCCAGCCTGCTCAAATTGCTGTCGGGCATCAGACCACCCGACAGCGGCCGTATTCAGCTCGACGGCGAGGCGCTAACCGACATGACGCGCCGTGATATCGCACAGATGATTGCGGTGGTCGAGCAACAGGCCGAAACCTCGGACGCCATCAGTGTGCTGGACGCCGTGGAACTGGGGCGCACGCCCTGGCTTTCGGCGCTGACGCCATGGTCCGCTGTCGACGATGAAATCGTTCAGCAGGCACTGGTCGATGTGGACATGGCCGATAAGCGCAAGCGCGCCTGGCACAGCCTTTCCGGCGGCGAACGCCAGCGCGTGCACATCGCCCGCGCTTTGGCGCAACGCCCGCAAATCCTGCTGCTGGACGAACCCACCAATCACCTGGATATCCAGCATCAGCTGAGCATTCTCGGTCTGGTGAGATCGCTGCCGGTGACCACAATGATTGCCCTGCACGACCTCAATCAGGCCTTGGCCTGTGATCGACTGGCGGTAATGGACAAAGGCGAGCTGATCGCTATTGGCGAGCCAGCCCAGGTGCTGACTTGCGAACTGCTGCGCAGCACGTTTGGCGTTGAAGCCCACTACCTGATTGATCCACACGATGGTGCGCGGATTTTGCGGTTTCGTTCATAA
- a CDS encoding GNAT family N-acetyltransferase — MDIVPAAQQDVVAVLEFVLRARREIFPMLDSAGLPADLANFARVYIEDGSGKFLIARRDGEIVAAIGYLPYDGRFAQLDYGQQRVVEIVRLFVIPEFRRSGLATRIFLELKEHARQQGVEVLYLHTHPFLPGAVGFWQRQGFHVVDVEADPVWRTTHMECGLL; from the coding sequence ATGGACATTGTTCCTGCCGCACAGCAAGACGTCGTCGCCGTGCTGGAATTCGTATTGCGCGCCCGCAGGGAAATCTTCCCGATGCTTGATTCCGCTGGCCTGCCGGCGGATCTAGCCAACTTTGCCCGGGTGTATATCGAAGACGGCAGCGGCAAGTTCCTGATTGCCCGGCGCGATGGGGAAATCGTCGCGGCCATCGGCTACCTGCCTTACGACGGCCGATTCGCCCAGCTGGATTACGGCCAGCAGCGCGTAGTGGAAATCGTGCGGCTGTTCGTCATCCCCGAATTTCGCCGCTCAGGGCTGGCGACCCGGATTTTTCTGGAACTCAAGGAACATGCGCGTCAGCAGGGCGTTGAGGTGTTGTATCTGCACACCCATCCATTCCTGCCGGGCGCGGTCGGCTTCTGGCAGCGGCAGGGTTTCCATGTGGTTGATGTCGAGGCCGATCCGGTTTGGCGGACGACGCATATGGAGTGCGGGTTGTTGTGA
- a CDS encoding DUF979 domain-containing protein, with translation MIISIQYLYWLAGIILAITAVMTVTDATNPKRWSTGLFWALFAVAFLVGERLPPAIVGVGVLVMAAIAGFGGVGFGKHEDLPDKARRASAGRLGNKLFIPALAIPLVTVIGAMFLKNIKFGDVALLDPANSTFVSLGLGCLLALALACWLTRDTPVQAMRESRRLTEALGWALVLPQMLAMLGLLFNDAGVGKAVAHLATAYINLDFRLVAVSVYVLGMALFTIVMGNGFAAFPVMTGGIGVPVLVGMYGGNPAVVAAIGMFSGYCGTLMTPMAANYNIVPAALLELPDKYAVIKAQIPTALPMLVANILLLYFLM, from the coding sequence ATGATCATTTCAATTCAATACCTGTATTGGCTGGCTGGCATCATTCTGGCGATCACGGCAGTGATGACCGTCACCGACGCCACTAACCCCAAGCGCTGGAGTACCGGCCTGTTCTGGGCATTGTTCGCCGTCGCGTTTCTGGTGGGTGAGCGTTTGCCGCCCGCGATTGTTGGCGTGGGTGTATTGGTCATGGCGGCGATTGCCGGTTTCGGCGGCGTCGGCTTCGGCAAGCATGAAGACCTGCCGGACAAGGCGCGCCGCGCCAGCGCCGGTCGGCTGGGCAACAAGCTGTTTATTCCGGCATTGGCGATTCCGCTGGTCACCGTGATTGGCGCGATGTTCCTCAAGAACATCAAGTTTGGCGATGTTGCGTTGCTCGATCCCGCCAACAGCACGTTCGTGTCTTTAGGCCTGGGTTGCCTGCTGGCCTTGGCGCTGGCCTGTTGGTTGACCCGCGATACGCCGGTGCAGGCCATGCGCGAATCCCGTCGCCTCACCGAAGCGCTGGGTTGGGCGCTGGTGTTGCCGCAGATGCTGGCGATGCTCGGTTTGCTGTTCAACGATGCCGGGGTCGGCAAGGCGGTGGCGCATCTGGCGACGGCTTACATCAACCTCGACTTCCGTCTGGTGGCGGTTTCGGTTTACGTGCTGGGCATGGCCCTGTTCACCATCGTCATGGGCAACGGTTTCGCGGCCTTCCCGGTGATGACCGGCGGCATTGGCGTACCGGTGCTGGTCGGCATGTACGGCGGCAATCCGGCAGTGGTCGCGGCCATCGGCATGTTCTCCGGCTATTGCGGCACGCTGATGACGCCCATGGCGGCCAACTACAACATCGTCCCGGCAGCGTTGCTGGAGTTGCCGGACAAATACGCGGTCATCAAGGCGCAGATCCCCACGGCGCTGCCGATGCTGGTCGCCAACATCCTGCTGTTGTATTTCCTCATGTAG
- a CDS encoding DUF969 domain-containing protein, whose translation MQTAINLWPLLGVLVIIIGFVLRFNPMLVVALAAVATGFAASMPLDTILATIGTGFIKTRTLPLIILLPLAVIGLLERHGLRLHAQNWIARFTSATAGRLLIAYLFVRETTAALGLTSLGGHPQMVRPLLAPMAEGAAEARFGKLPEALRVKLLAMCAATDNVGLFFGEDIFVAFGAIALMHTFLLGSGIDVDPMHIALWGIPTAICAFVIHAIRLHRFDRLLNRQLQPLAQSTPPAAAQESV comes from the coding sequence ATGCAAACCGCTATCAATCTCTGGCCGCTACTGGGCGTGCTGGTCATCATTATTGGCTTTGTGCTGCGCTTCAATCCGATGCTGGTGGTCGCCCTTGCGGCGGTCGCCACCGGGTTCGCCGCGAGCATGCCGCTGGACACCATTCTGGCCACCATCGGCACCGGCTTCATCAAGACCCGGACCTTGCCGCTGATCATTCTGCTGCCGCTGGCGGTGATTGGTCTGCTGGAGCGTCATGGTCTGCGCCTGCACGCGCAGAACTGGATCGCGCGCTTCACCAGCGCCACCGCCGGGCGTCTGTTGATTGCCTACCTGTTTGTGCGTGAGACCACGGCCGCGTTGGGTTTGACCAGCCTCGGCGGGCATCCACAGATGGTTCGCCCGTTGCTGGCGCCCATGGCCGAAGGTGCCGCTGAAGCGCGGTTTGGCAAGTTGCCGGAAGCCTTGCGCGTCAAGTTGCTGGCCATGTGTGCCGCCACGGATAACGTCGGCCTGTTCTTTGGCGAAGACATTTTCGTTGCCTTCGGCGCGATTGCTTTGATGCACACCTTCCTGCTCGGATCGGGGATCGACGTCGACCCGATGCACATCGCCCTGTGGGGTATCCCGACGGCAATCTGCGCCTTCGTGATCCATGCGATTCGCCTGCATCGTTTTGATCGCCTGCTCAATCGGCAGTTGCAGCCCTTGGCGCAATCCACCCCGCCAGCGGCCGCGCAGGAGAGCGTGTAA
- a CDS encoding LysR family transcriptional regulator, with translation MNLKFLETFVWVARLKSFRLTAEKLFSTQASISSRIAALEDEMGVRLFVRDSKGVSLTPEGQRVLEYAEHIMDTMQTMKAAIKDPRQVRGRIRIGAMDTVIHTWLSPLVTRLMKCYPALEIELTADTASNLCLQLEKGYQDIIFQTDILRFDTVRNAVLTRYPMHWVVPTGSSYDREYASLEDLSLERIVTFSRNSRPHQDILNMLHSANIITPRINCVNSASAITRLVRDGFGIGAMPAALVRGELAQGVLTLLDGIPLPSVMDIVASWRTGAGMELVEDIVSLTREVVAEFDAELPQGFMENAL, from the coding sequence GTGAACCTCAAGTTTCTGGAAACCTTTGTCTGGGTCGCCCGGTTGAAGAGCTTTCGTCTGACTGCGGAAAAGCTGTTCAGCACCCAGGCCTCTATTTCCAGCCGTATCGCGGCCCTGGAAGACGAAATGGGCGTGCGTCTGTTCGTGCGTGATTCCAAGGGGGTTTCGTTGACACCCGAAGGCCAGCGGGTGCTGGAATATGCCGAGCACATCATGGACACCATGCAAACCATGAAGGCCGCGATCAAGGATCCGCGACAGGTGCGCGGCCGGATTCGCATCGGCGCAATGGATACGGTGATACACACCTGGCTCAGCCCTTTGGTAACACGCCTGATGAAGTGTTACCCGGCGCTGGAGATCGAATTGACCGCCGACACCGCGAGCAACCTGTGTTTACAGCTGGAAAAGGGCTATCAGGACATTATTTTCCAGACTGACATACTGCGTTTCGACACGGTGCGCAACGCCGTGCTGACCCGTTATCCGATGCATTGGGTGGTGCCCACCGGCTCCAGCTACGACCGCGAGTATGCGTCGCTGGAAGATTTGTCCCTGGAACGCATCGTCACGTTTTCCCGCAATTCCCGGCCGCATCAGGACATTCTCAACATGCTGCACAGCGCCAACATCATCACGCCGCGCATCAACTGCGTGAACTCGGCGTCGGCCATTACCCGGCTGGTGCGTGACGGTTTCGGCATCGGCGCCATGCCCGCCGCACTGGTGCGCGGCGAACTGGCTCAGGGCGTGCTGACCCTGCTCGACGGCATTCCGCTGCCCTCGGTGATGGATATAGTCGCCAGCTGGCGCACCGGTGCCGGCATGGAACTGGTGGAAGACATCGTCAGCCTGACCCGGGAAGTGGTGGCGGAGTTTGATGCGGAATTGCCGCAGGGTTTTATGGAGAACGCCTTGTAA
- a CDS encoding LysR family transcriptional regulator, which translates to MSYSPEALEAFAQTVALGSFSAAARRLGKSQSTISEAISRLEIDLGLELFDRSSKHPVLTEAGKAMLGRIEDVLAASDKLRRAAGRLADGMEPRLTLVLSDANQFADFEMRMAELDQRFPELELECVFAEHGDAINLIQSGRASLGLLSAQPSYPPEVGYATIAERADFGLFVGHKHPLAAEQQVDYQKLAAHRALRLNTLVDQSVPTDDLPISGHRPWSAPNYLLLMDMAAFGFGWSALPRWLVKGYAGGKLKELDVPGWPRSSAVDVIWSRQRSLGPAGAWLLETFTRHRGEH; encoded by the coding sequence ATGAGTTATTCACCCGAAGCCCTTGAGGCGTTTGCCCAGACCGTCGCGTTGGGTTCGTTCAGCGCTGCGGCGCGGCGCCTGGGCAAGAGTCAGTCGACCATCAGCGAAGCGATTTCCCGGCTGGAAATAGACTTGGGCCTGGAATTGTTCGACCGTTCGTCCAAACACCCCGTCCTCACCGAAGCCGGCAAGGCCATGCTCGGGCGCATTGAAGACGTGCTCGCCGCCTCGGACAAGTTGCGCCGGGCTGCGGGGCGTCTGGCTGACGGGATGGAGCCGCGCCTGACGCTGGTATTGTCAGACGCTAATCAATTCGCCGACTTCGAGATGCGGATGGCCGAGCTGGACCAGCGCTTTCCCGAGCTGGAACTGGAATGCGTCTTTGCCGAGCACGGCGATGCGATCAACCTGATCCAGTCCGGCCGCGCGTCTCTCGGTCTGTTATCGGCGCAACCGAGCTATCCGCCGGAAGTCGGTTACGCGACCATTGCCGAACGTGCCGATTTCGGGCTGTTCGTCGGCCACAAGCATCCGTTGGCCGCCGAGCAGCAGGTCGATTACCAGAAACTCGCGGCCCATCGCGCACTGCGCCTTAACACCCTGGTCGATCAGAGTGTGCCCACCGACGACTTGCCCATCAGCGGCCATCGGCCTTGGTCGGCGCCCAATTATTTGTTGCTGATGGACATGGCCGCGTTCGGTTTCGGCTGGTCGGCGCTGCCGCGCTGGCTGGTCAAAGGCTACGCGGGCGGCAAGTTGAAGGAACTGGACGTTCCCGGCTGGCCGCGCAGCTCCGCCGTCGACGTGATCTGGTCACGACAGCGCAGCCTCGGGCCAGCGGGCGCCTGGCTGCTGGAAACGTTTACCCGGCATCGCGGCGAGCATTAA
- a CDS encoding multidrug/biocide efflux PACE transporter — protein MQQPAKTIKERALHALLFEIIGVLLFAPLLAWLLGHSLGKMGAMTVMISTVAMLWNMLFNALFDRLRHRFGFALSLKARIAHALGFEGGLILVVVPLAAWWLSIGWLEAFLLDAGLLLLFLPYTLAFNWLYDQTRERIVRRRVQTAQNSVRP, from the coding sequence ATGCAACAACCTGCCAAAACCATCAAGGAACGCGCGCTGCATGCGCTGCTCTTCGAGATCATCGGCGTGCTGCTGTTTGCACCCTTGCTGGCGTGGCTGCTCGGCCACTCGCTGGGCAAGATGGGCGCCATGACGGTGATGATTTCCACCGTGGCGATGCTCTGGAACATGCTGTTCAACGCCCTGTTCGACCGGCTGCGGCACAGGTTCGGTTTCGCCCTGTCGCTGAAAGCGCGCATCGCCCATGCGCTGGGTTTCGAGGGCGGGCTGATTCTGGTGGTGGTCCCGCTCGCCGCGTGGTGGCTGTCCATCGGCTGGCTGGAAGCGTTCCTGCTGGACGCGGGCCTGCTGTTGCTGTTTCTGCCGTATACCCTGGCGTTCAACTGGCTGTACGACCAGACGCGAGAGCGAATCGTCCGGCGTCGAGTGCAGACCGCGCAGAACAGCGTCAGGCCCTGA
- a CDS encoding MFS transporter: MTSISTPAPAVTGRREQFSTRVAFFIAGFSLAAWAPLVPYAKARVGLDDGTLGLLLLCLGVGSIIAMPLAGALSARFGCRRVLVGSTAIICLCLPLLATLSNLPLLIATLFVFGASMGALDCTVNIQAIIVERASGKTMMSGFHGLFSLGGIAGAAGVAGLLSLGASPLVSMLVVVAFVALCLFKAAPHLLNYGSETDGPPFAIPRGVVLFIGLLCFTVFLTEGAMLDWSAVFLSSLRGVETSYAGLGYAVFALTMTLGRFFGDAIVRRVGPNRVIILGGLCASAGLAIATLVPSWEAALLGYALVGAGCSNIVPVCYSAVGRQKSMPENVAVPAITTLGYAGILIGPAGIGFIAHVSSLELAFMIVAVMLLGVAVGGSRLRA, from the coding sequence ATGACTTCCATCAGCACCCCGGCACCGGCTGTAACCGGAAGGCGGGAACAATTTTCCACCCGCGTGGCGTTTTTCATTGCCGGTTTCAGCCTCGCCGCCTGGGCACCGCTGGTGCCTTACGCCAAGGCTCGGGTCGGGCTGGATGACGGTACGCTGGGTTTGCTGCTGCTCTGCCTCGGCGTCGGCTCGATCATCGCCATGCCATTGGCTGGTGCGCTGTCGGCGCGGTTCGGCTGTCGGCGGGTGTTGGTCGGTTCCACCGCGATCATCTGCCTGTGTCTGCCGCTATTGGCAACGCTTTCCAATTTGCCACTGTTGATTGCCACGTTGTTTGTGTTCGGCGCCAGCATGGGCGCGCTGGATTGCACGGTGAACATCCAGGCAATCATCGTCGAGCGGGCCAGCGGCAAGACCATGATGTCCGGCTTTCACGGGCTGTTCAGCCTGGGCGGGATCGCCGGTGCGGCGGGCGTGGCCGGGCTGTTGAGCCTGGGCGCGTCACCGCTGGTGTCGATGCTTGTCGTTGTCGCGTTTGTCGCGCTTTGCCTGTTCAAGGCTGCGCCGCATCTGCTGAATTACGGCAGCGAAACCGATGGCCCGCCGTTTGCCATTCCCCGTGGCGTGGTGCTGTTCATCGGCCTGCTGTGCTTCACGGTTTTTCTCACCGAAGGCGCGATGCTCGACTGGAGCGCCGTGTTCCTCAGTTCCCTGCGCGGCGTTGAAACCTCCTATGCCGGGCTGGGTTATGCGGTGTTCGCGCTGACCATGACCCTCGGGCGCTTTTTTGGCGACGCCATCGTGCGGCGGGTCGGGCCGAATCGGGTGATCATCCTCGGTGGCTTGTGCGCGTCGGCAGGCCTGGCGATCGCCACGCTGGTGCCGTCATGGGAAGCCGCGCTGCTCGGTTACGCACTGGTGGGCGCGGGCTGTTCGAATATCGTCCCGGTCTGCTACAGCGCAGTCGGCCGACAGAAAAGCATGCCGGAAAACGTCGCGGTCCCGGCGATCACCACCCTGGGTTATGCCGGGATTCTGATCGGCCCGGCGGGCATCGGTTTCATCGCTCACGTCAGCAGCCTGGAACTGGCCTTCATGATCGTCGCCGTGATGTTGCTCGGCGTGGCGGTGGGCGGCAGTCGCCTCAGGGCCTGA
- the rarD gene encoding EamA family transporter RarD yields the protein MYKGVVLSVSASVLFGVMYFYTSLMTPLSGEEIFGWRMLLTVPCVTLFLLSSGDWPLVRKIASRLRHRPTLLLGMAVSSLLLGAQLLIFMWAPLHGRSLEVSLGYFLLPLTMIITGRIVYGERLSRLQKIAAFCAMIGVGNELLRLGSFSWETLLVALGYPIYFVLRRKLAIDNLGGLWFDMTLMLPVGVWFIVSGNPAAIQQAPMLYLLIPLLGVISASALVSYIVASRLLPFSLFGLLSYVEPVLLVGVALLLGESISREEWMTYLPIWLAVLVLVFEGSKHVLVQRRT from the coding sequence GTGTACAAAGGTGTAGTGCTGTCGGTATCAGCCTCGGTATTGTTCGGGGTCATGTATTTTTATACCTCGCTGATGACGCCATTGAGCGGCGAGGAGATTTTCGGTTGGCGCATGTTGCTGACCGTCCCTTGCGTCACCCTGTTCCTGTTGTCCAGTGGCGACTGGCCGCTGGTGCGCAAGATCGCCAGCCGTCTGCGGCATCGACCGACGCTGCTGCTGGGCATGGCTGTTTCCTCGCTATTGCTGGGCGCGCAATTGCTGATTTTCATGTGGGCGCCGTTGCATGGCCGCAGCCTTGAAGTGTCCCTGGGTTACTTTCTGCTGCCGCTGACCATGATCATCACCGGGCGCATCGTGTATGGCGAAAGGCTGTCACGCCTGCAAAAGATCGCCGCGTTTTGCGCGATGATCGGCGTCGGCAACGAACTGCTGCGTCTGGGCAGCTTTTCCTGGGAAACCCTGCTGGTTGCCCTGGGCTACCCGATCTATTTCGTGCTGCGTCGCAAACTGGCCATCGATAACCTCGGCGGCTTGTGGTTTGACATGACCTTGATGCTGCCGGTTGGCGTGTGGTTCATCGTCAGCGGCAATCCGGCCGCGATCCAGCAAGCGCCGATGCTGTATCTGTTGATTCCGTTACTGGGTGTGATCAGCGCTTCGGCACTGGTGAGCTACATCGTCGCCAGCCGTTTGCTGCCGTTCAGCCTGTTCGGCCTGCTCAGTTACGTCGAACCGGTTTTGCTGGTGGGCGTCGCGCTGCTGCTCGGGGAAAGCATCAGCCGTGAGGAATGGATGACTTACCTGCCGATCTGGCTGGCGGTACTGGTATTGGTGTTCGAAGGCAGCAAGCACGTGCTGGTCCAGCGGCGCACCTGA
- the zapE gene encoding cell division protein ZapE, whose amino-acid sequence MTGVSPLQAWQQAVELRGFQPDEAQLQAARELEACYLALGNNPRSAKGVYLWGPVGRGKTWLMDRFFESLTVPARRQHFHHFMRWVHKRMFELMGTAKPLHVLARELARDVRVLCFDELFVNDIGDAVILGGLLQVMFEEGVVLVCTSNQPPEQLYINGHNRERFLPAIAAINRYMNVLTVDGGEDHRLHPGQLHQRYWITEPGRPSALGGIFDTLSVGQTVSTDLVPVGHRTINCVRNSETVLWCRYAELCEQPLAAMDFIELCDRFAAILVSEVPALSAPQREGRIARGTEDAVEQVVAGDRELPQLSPHDDGVRRFIALVDECYDRRVPLYVEAQVSMAELYTEGYLSFAFRRTLSRLQEMQLERFVAA is encoded by the coding sequence ATGACTGGCGTGTCCCCTTTGCAAGCGTGGCAGCAGGCAGTCGAGCTGCGTGGTTTCCAGCCGGACGAGGCGCAGCTGCAAGCCGCCCGCGAATTGGAGGCTTGTTATCTGGCCTTGGGCAACAATCCGCGAAGTGCCAAAGGGGTTTATCTGTGGGGACCGGTCGGGCGTGGCAAGACCTGGCTGATGGATCGTTTTTTCGAGAGCCTGACGGTTCCAGCCCGGCGCCAGCATTTTCATCACTTCATGCGCTGGGTGCACAAACGCATGTTTGAGTTGATGGGCACTGCCAAACCGCTGCACGTGTTAGCCAGGGAACTGGCGCGGGACGTGCGCGTGCTGTGCTTCGACGAGCTGTTCGTCAATGACATCGGCGACGCGGTGATTCTCGGCGGCCTGTTGCAGGTGATGTTCGAAGAGGGCGTGGTGCTGGTCTGCACCTCCAACCAACCGCCCGAGCAGCTGTACATCAACGGGCATAACCGTGAGCGTTTCCTGCCGGCGATTGCCGCGATCAATCGCTATATGAATGTGCTCACCGTGGATGGCGGCGAAGACCATCGGCTGCATCCGGGACAATTGCATCAGCGGTACTGGATCACCGAGCCGGGTCGGCCGAGCGCGTTGGGCGGGATTTTCGACACGCTCAGCGTCGGTCAGACGGTCTCCACCGATCTCGTGCCCGTGGGCCATCGCACCATCAACTGCGTGCGCAACAGCGAAACAGTGCTGTGGTGTCGCTATGCCGAGCTGTGCGAGCAACCGCTGGCGGCCATGGATTTCATCGAGCTGTGCGATCGCTTTGCAGCAATTCTGGTCAGCGAAGTCCCGGCCCTCAGCGCGCCCCAGCGCGAAGGCCGAATCGCGCGCGGCACTGAGGATGCGGTGGAGCAGGTCGTGGCGGGCGATCGTGAGTTGCCGCAGTTGTCACCCCATGACGATGGCGTGCGGCGCTTCATCGCACTGGTCGACGAATGTTACGACCGCCGCGTGCCGCTGTATGTCGAGGCTCAGGTGTCGATGGCCGAGTTGTACACCGAAGGTTATTTGTCCTTCGCGTTCCGCCGCACCTTGAGTCGCCTGCAGGAAATGCAACTGGAACGCTTCGTCGCAGCCTGA
- a CDS encoding SulP family inorganic anion transporter produces the protein MKPARMRADVLAGLTSSFALVPECIAFALVAHLNPLMGLYGAFIICTLTALFGGRPGMISGAAGSMAVVIIALVVQHGVQYLLATVLLGGLLMVLFGLLRLGKLIRLVPYPVMLGFVNGLAIVIALAQLEHFKTGETWLSGTPLYLMVGLVALTMAIVYLLPRLTRAAPPALVAILGVGLLVYLLDLPTRTLGDMAHIAGGLPSLTLPQVPWNLETLHIIAPYAVLMALVGLLETLLTLNLTDEITESAGQPDRECIALGVANIASGACAGMGGCAMIGQTVINLNSGGRGRLSGVVAGVMILMFVLFLSPLIEEIPLAALVGVMFVVSQQTFAWASLRVLHKVPVNDVLAIIAVTIVTVFTDLATAVLFGIVIAAINFAWQQARELYADTHLEPDGSKLYKLHGTLFFASTTPFLNQFNPGDDPQQVTLDCRHLSFVDYSAIAALKTLRERYSKAGKHLRVVHLSDRCKQLLKRAGVQHG, from the coding sequence ATGAAACCAGCTCGTATGCGTGCCGATGTCCTGGCCGGACTCACTTCTTCCTTTGCCTTGGTGCCGGAGTGCATCGCTTTCGCCCTCGTCGCCCATCTCAACCCGTTGATGGGCCTGTATGGCGCATTCATCATCTGCACCCTGACCGCGCTGTTCGGTGGTCGGCCGGGGATGATTTCCGGTGCGGCCGGGTCGATGGCAGTGGTGATCATCGCACTGGTGGTCCAGCACGGCGTGCAGTATTTGCTGGCCACGGTGTTGCTGGGCGGCCTGCTGATGGTGCTTTTCGGCCTGCTGCGCCTGGGCAAACTGATCCGTCTGGTGCCGTATCCGGTGATGCTCGGTTTCGTCAACGGCCTGGCCATTGTCATCGCGCTGGCGCAACTGGAGCATTTCAAGACCGGCGAAACCTGGCTCAGCGGGACGCCGCTGTACCTGATGGTCGGCCTGGTTGCGCTGACCATGGCCATCGTTTATTTGCTGCCGCGCCTGACCCGCGCCGCGCCGCCCGCGCTGGTGGCAATTCTTGGGGTCGGCTTGCTGGTTTACCTGCTCGACCTGCCAACCCGCACGTTGGGCGATATGGCGCACATCGCCGGTGGTCTGCCGAGCCTGACCTTGCCGCAAGTGCCGTGGAACCTGGAAACACTGCACATCATCGCGCCTTACGCGGTGTTGATGGCGCTGGTCGGACTGCTAGAAACCCTGCTGACCCTGAACCTCACCGATGAAATCACCGAGAGCGCCGGCCAACCGGATCGCGAATGCATTGCGCTGGGTGTGGCGAATATCGCATCCGGCGCGTGTGCCGGCATGGGCGGCTGCGCGATGATCGGGCAGACCGTCATCAACCTCAATTCCGGTGGACGAGGCCGTTTGTCCGGTGTCGTGGCCGGTGTGATGATCCTGATGTTCGTGCTGTTTCTCTCGCCGCTGATTGAAGAAATTCCGCTGGCGGCGCTGGTCGGCGTGATGTTCGTGGTGTCCCAGCAAACCTTCGCCTGGGCCTCGCTGCGCGTCCTGCACAAAGTCCCGGTCAACGATGTGCTGGCGATCATTGCCGTGACCATCGTCACGGTGTTCACCGACCTCGCCACCGCAGTGTTGTTCGGCATTGTCATCGCTGCGATCAACTTTGCCTGGCAGCAAGCCCGCGAGCTGTACGCCGATACGCATCTGGAGCCGGACGGCAGCAAGCTCTATAAGCTGCACGGCACGCTGTTCTTCGCTTCCACCACGCCTTTTCTGAACCAGTTCAATCCTGGGGACGATCCGCAACAGGTGACGCTGGACTGCCGTCATCTGAGTTTCGTCGATTACTCGGCCATCGCCGCGCTCAAGACCTTGCGCGAGCGCTACAGCAAGGCTGGCAAGCACCTGCGCGTGGTGCACTTGTCTGATCGTTGCAAGCAATTGCTCAAGCGTGCCGGGGTGCAACACGGCTGA